From Elusimicrobiota bacterium, a single genomic window includes:
- a CDS encoding NACHT domain-containing protein, with protein sequence MPSPQTFIFGKQELCSIFGDLRRVERIKQRVFHLNRLGENLGIKITYSSVDATLAIRFPVAGGAETLTQRLTRGKGHIQRAIGQALAQRLESAREPMAALEALAQNQQACLSRRLPGWGAWGLDEIWVNPVTQWDQPVPGQNSNLGLADLISAYMTGESGGSVIVLGNAGTGKTSLAYQVFKRLSGASGALKFYPLYVPAQSLSFSPPSKGICWGSLPGALTEVNTEIQNRAFQEGGLTLLLDGLDENPNIFDLTDPAVLAFWESVSRNRCLLTIRKDCWEKMGLRRLERFFSQRPSIVTLGDWPFSTIKLLFARLAEIAGQHLPAAAAVLKHCSGLADADLTKLLAMVPKTPLGLNAYASLVLNQEGLLPKNGDMVREAMLRCALSWEAAKQSSGIDTQTMTGLLTLVVGQAQKKETSVSSFERVWTEVCRRYPYLEGRSQKVFSWLERLPFLSLDKERACLLIEPGIAEFLTRRAHFFRKNKHTPKVFSVVIDQDRGVQRPRDAQRRGRSRRRQRRSPNP encoded by the coding sequence ATGCCATCGCCTCAAACCTTTATCTTCGGTAAACAGGAGCTTTGCTCCATTTTTGGGGATTTACGCCGCGTTGAACGCATTAAGCAGCGCGTTTTTCATTTAAACCGGCTCGGGGAGAACCTCGGGATCAAAATCACTTATTCCAGCGTGGATGCGACATTGGCCATACGCTTCCCTGTCGCCGGAGGCGCGGAAACCCTGACCCAGCGCCTCACCCGCGGCAAGGGGCATATTCAGAGGGCCATCGGCCAGGCTTTGGCTCAGCGGCTTGAATCCGCCAGAGAGCCGATGGCTGCGCTGGAAGCTTTGGCCCAAAACCAACAGGCTTGCCTTAGCCGGCGTTTGCCGGGTTGGGGCGCTTGGGGTTTGGATGAAATCTGGGTTAACCCCGTGACCCAATGGGATCAGCCGGTTCCCGGCCAAAATAGCAATTTAGGCCTGGCGGACCTGATCAGCGCTTACATGACAGGGGAGTCCGGCGGTTCGGTGATTGTTCTCGGCAATGCCGGAACCGGAAAAACCAGTTTGGCTTATCAGGTTTTCAAGAGATTGTCCGGCGCTTCCGGAGCGTTAAAATTTTATCCCCTTTATGTTCCCGCTCAAAGCCTAAGTTTTTCCCCACCTTCAAAAGGAATTTGTTGGGGTTCGCTTCCGGGCGCCCTTACTGAAGTCAATACTGAAATTCAGAACCGCGCTTTTCAAGAAGGAGGCCTGACCCTCCTTCTTGACGGTTTGGATGAAAATCCGAACATTTTTGATTTGACGGATCCGGCTGTTTTGGCTTTTTGGGAGAGCGTTTCCAGGAATCGCTGTTTGTTGACCATTCGCAAAGACTGTTGGGAAAAAATGGGCCTTCGGCGGTTGGAGCGTTTCTTTTCCCAGCGTCCATCCATCGTAACGCTTGGGGATTGGCCGTTTTCAACCATCAAACTTTTGTTCGCTCGTTTAGCGGAAATCGCCGGGCAACATCTTCCGGCCGCGGCCGCCGTTCTTAAACATTGCTCCGGTTTGGCTGATGCGGATTTGACTAAATTATTGGCCATGGTTCCTAAAACGCCATTAGGGTTGAACGCTTATGCCTCGTTGGTTCTCAATCAGGAGGGCTTGCTTCCGAAAAACGGGGACATGGTCCGCGAAGCCATGTTGCGTTGCGCTTTGTCCTGGGAAGCCGCAAAACAGTCGTCCGGCATCGATACGCAGACAATGACCGGGCTATTAACCCTTGTCGTTGGGCAGGCGCAAAAAAAGGAGACCTCGGTCTCATCATTTGAGCGGGTCTGGACCGAGGTTTGCCGGCGTTACCCGTATCTTGAGGGCCGAAGTCAAAAAGTTTTTTCCTGGCTGGAGCGGTTGCCGTTTTTGTCTTTGGATAAAGAGAGGGCCTGTTTGCTGATCGAGCCCGGCATAGCCGAGTTTTTAACCCGGCGGGCCCATTTTTTCAGAAAAAATAAACACACCCCGAAAGTTTTTTCGGTTGTCATCGACCAAGATCGCGGCGTTCAACGCCCGCGTGACGCCCAACGCCGGGGCCGCTCTCGCCGTCGTCAACGGCGGTCCCCCAATCCCTAG